One Astatotilapia calliptera chromosome 1, fAstCal1.2, whole genome shotgun sequence DNA segment encodes these proteins:
- the LOC113019587 gene encoding hyaluronan and proteoglycan link protein 3-like isoform X1, with product MTVLKNQSSGTTRHSSGRSSPTSDLSHEVEKPRRQFRGLRIVQTLMMMIWCFQTVLLFIAHLVLSDWAPAAPPTQNSFFYGDYLNESGNNELHFIGMKLYVDSAEQSVLSVRGGNATLQCRFWYEPVPSSPREVRVKWSWLPAAGGQETDVIVAFGTRFRSFGDFRGRVQLRQDFPGDAALVLNKLWLNDTGRYRCTVVDGLEDQSAVVHLELQGVVFPYQHPHGRYHLSFLGAQQACKEQDSTVATITQLFQCWKEGMNWCNAGWLADGTVQYPITQSREPCGGARLAPGVRRYDRLHLYPNHYDVFCFSSLLQGRVYYLQSSHKMNLTEAQHACQEDGAEIAKVGQLYSAWKFTGLDRCDAGWLADGSVRYPITRPRSNCGPSEPGVRSFGFPPPQHKHGVYCYKLDTERV from the exons ATGACTGTGCTTAAGAATCAGAGCAGCGGTACGACCCGACACTCCTCGGGGAGAAG CTCTCCAACATCAGACCTTTCACACGAGGTGGAAAAACCACGCAGACAATTTCGCG GTTTGAGGATAGTGCagacactgatgatgatgatttggtGCTTCCAGACTGTATTGTTGTTCATAGCTCACCTGGTTCTCTCAGACTGGGCCCCGGCTGCCCCCCCAACCCAAAACAGCTTCTTCTACGGTGACTACCTCAATGAAAGCGGCAACAACGAAC TTCATTTTATTGGTATGAAACTCTACGTGGACTCTGCTGAGCAATCAGTGCTTTCGGTCAGAGGGGGTAATGCGACCCTACAATGCAGATTTTGGTATGAGCCTGTGCCGAGCTCACCAAGGGAGGTCCGGGTCAAGTGGTCCTGGCTGCCCGCCGCTGGGGGACAGGAGACTGATGTGATCGTGGCTTTCGGGACTCGATTCCGAAGTTTTGGAGATTTCAG GGGTCGTGTGCAGCTCCGACAGGATTTCCCAGGAGATGCTGCACTTGTGTTGAATAAACTCTGGCTGAATGATACAGGTCGCTATCGATGCACTGTGGTGGATGGACTGGAGGACCAAAGCGCAGTGGTTCACCTAGAGCTACAAG GTGTGGTGTTTCCCTACCAACACCCTCATGGTCGTTACCATCTGAGCTTCCTGGGAGCCCAGCAAGCCTGTAAGGAGCAGGACTCGACAGTGGCCACCATCACACAGCTCTTCCAGTGTTGGAAAGAGGGAATGAACTGGTGCAATGCCGGTTGGCTAGCTGATGGGACAGTCCAGTATCCGATCACGCAGTCCAGGGAGCCCTGCGGGGGAGCCCGCCTCGCCCCGGGTGTCCGCCGCTACGATAGACTTCACCTCTACCCTAATCACTACGATGTCTTCTGTTTCTCCTCTTTGCTCCAAG GGAGAGTCTACTACCTTCAGTCCTCTCACAAGATGAACCTGACTGAAGCTCAGCATGCGTGTCAGGAGGACGGAGCAGAGATTGCCAAAGTTGGACAGCTGTATTCTGCGTGGAAGTTCACGGGGCTTGACCGCTGTGATGCCGGCTGGCTGGCCGATGGAAGCGTTCGCTATCCCATCACCAGACCTCGAAGTAACTGTGGTCCGTCTGAGCCAGGGGTACGCAGCTTTGGTTTCCCACCTCCGCAGCACAAGCATGGAGTCTACTGCTACAAGTTAGATACTGAAAGAGTGTAG
- the LOC113019587 gene encoding hyaluronan and proteoglycan link protein 3-like isoform X2: MMMIWCFQTVLLFIAHLVLSDWAPAAPPTQNSFFYGDYLNESGNNELHFIGMKLYVDSAEQSVLSVRGGNATLQCRFWYEPVPSSPREVRVKWSWLPAAGGQETDVIVAFGTRFRSFGDFRGRVQLRQDFPGDAALVLNKLWLNDTGRYRCTVVDGLEDQSAVVHLELQGVVFPYQHPHGRYHLSFLGAQQACKEQDSTVATITQLFQCWKEGMNWCNAGWLADGTVQYPITQSREPCGGARLAPGVRRYDRLHLYPNHYDVFCFSSLLQGRVYYLQSSHKMNLTEAQHACQEDGAEIAKVGQLYSAWKFTGLDRCDAGWLADGSVRYPITRPRSNCGPSEPGVRSFGFPPPQHKHGVYCYKLDTERV, from the exons atgatgatgatttggtGCTTCCAGACTGTATTGTTGTTCATAGCTCACCTGGTTCTCTCAGACTGGGCCCCGGCTGCCCCCCCAACCCAAAACAGCTTCTTCTACGGTGACTACCTCAATGAAAGCGGCAACAACGAAC TTCATTTTATTGGTATGAAACTCTACGTGGACTCTGCTGAGCAATCAGTGCTTTCGGTCAGAGGGGGTAATGCGACCCTACAATGCAGATTTTGGTATGAGCCTGTGCCGAGCTCACCAAGGGAGGTCCGGGTCAAGTGGTCCTGGCTGCCCGCCGCTGGGGGACAGGAGACTGATGTGATCGTGGCTTTCGGGACTCGATTCCGAAGTTTTGGAGATTTCAG GGGTCGTGTGCAGCTCCGACAGGATTTCCCAGGAGATGCTGCACTTGTGTTGAATAAACTCTGGCTGAATGATACAGGTCGCTATCGATGCACTGTGGTGGATGGACTGGAGGACCAAAGCGCAGTGGTTCACCTAGAGCTACAAG GTGTGGTGTTTCCCTACCAACACCCTCATGGTCGTTACCATCTGAGCTTCCTGGGAGCCCAGCAAGCCTGTAAGGAGCAGGACTCGACAGTGGCCACCATCACACAGCTCTTCCAGTGTTGGAAAGAGGGAATGAACTGGTGCAATGCCGGTTGGCTAGCTGATGGGACAGTCCAGTATCCGATCACGCAGTCCAGGGAGCCCTGCGGGGGAGCCCGCCTCGCCCCGGGTGTCCGCCGCTACGATAGACTTCACCTCTACCCTAATCACTACGATGTCTTCTGTTTCTCCTCTTTGCTCCAAG GGAGAGTCTACTACCTTCAGTCCTCTCACAAGATGAACCTGACTGAAGCTCAGCATGCGTGTCAGGAGGACGGAGCAGAGATTGCCAAAGTTGGACAGCTGTATTCTGCGTGGAAGTTCACGGGGCTTGACCGCTGTGATGCCGGCTGGCTGGCCGATGGAAGCGTTCGCTATCCCATCACCAGACCTCGAAGTAACTGTGGTCCGTCTGAGCCAGGGGTACGCAGCTTTGGTTTCCCACCTCCGCAGCACAAGCATGGAGTCTACTGCTACAAGTTAGATACTGAAAGAGTGTAG
- the LOC113018711 gene encoding uncharacterized protein LOC113018711, with amino-acid sequence MDSPKQLNFHVSIRKESSIPALQKCNTCCSPGKFHCPFCSPEIFKPTNRPSLRIHLDSHQREAFETGKYTFHRCRLQCRSQAHYHCLYCKATVIRRKTFHSHLSFCSEQQQRRVRKLSKLQAELTQRFQNDRGSPSYDMERDVNGNGITIVSDSEGQDSEGQNSHRASGGHSVSHSFTRSGKCDTGRKMKRSTEMDSSKCHKGVQTDTPKPQDCDEYYFMTLTKVFKKLAPQKKAGVRMKIEHLLLEAQFT; translated from the exons ATGGACAGTCCCAAGCAGTTAAAt TTTCACGTGTCTATCCGGAAGGAATCTTCTATTCCTGCTCTgcaaaaatgcaacacttgctgTTCTCCAGGAAAATTTCATTGTCCGTTTTGTTCACCTGAAATTTTCAAACCCACAAACCGCCCCAGTCTTAGGATCCACTTGGACAGCCATCAAAGGGAAGCCTTTGAAACTGGAA AATACACCTTCCACAGGTGTAGACTCCAGTGCAGAAGTCAGGCGCATTACCACTGTTTGTACTGCAAAGCCACAGTGATAAGAAGGAAAACTTTCCACAGTCATCTGTCATTTTGCAGTGAGCAACAACAGAGGAGGGTCCGGAAATTATCCAAACTACAGGCTGAATTGACACAAAGATTCCAAAATGACAGAGGGAGCCCTTCATATGACATG GAGAGGGATGTGAACGGTAACGGCATAACTATCGTCTCAGATTCAGAGGGCCAAGATTCAGAGGGCCAAAACAGCCACAGAGCCAGCGGCGGCCATTCTGTGTCTCACAGTTTCACCAGATCAGGCAAATGTGACACTGGGAGGAAAAtgaagaggagtacagagatGGACTCCTCTAAATGTCACAAAGGAGTACAGACAGACACTCCAAAACCACAAGACTGCGATGAGTATTACTTTATGACCCTCACGAAAGTGTTTAAGAAGTTGGCTCCTCAGAAAAAGGCAGGGGTCAGGATGAAAATCGAGCATCTTCTTCTCGAAGCTCAATTTACATAG